AAGTTAGGTGAtgcttgtttttgtttgttatttgtggtTTTGGCTTTGTTGTTAAAAATCCGTTTTGCTGGATGACGAAATCTAAATTATCTAATGTGTTGGGGTTAATCAACCAAAGGAATGTTTATCCCTAAAAGCAACAGTCACTAAATTCCATTTGTAATATTAGTTACATAATCCAAATGGAAATATTAAGACGGTTGGTCCATTTGGTCAAAAGGTGGTAAcaattttgttttctcttttggaTCCTTTATCTGCACAACAATGATGAAATTCTTAAGGTGGTCGGATCTCCATGTATAAAAATTACAAATCACTATTACTTGGTTCACATTACATAAACCCAcaaagaaaaaggtaaaaaaataaataaaatttgacaTTGATTGAAATTGATGTCCACCGCATCCACTTTGGGGCCATGCACTTTATCTTCATTCAAAATGTGGTTAATTTATCTTTGTTCAAAATGTGGTTAATTAACACTAGTGTCGGATTATTTTGGTGGATCAGAACTTGCTAAAAGGACTTGTGAGATTcctttttatataagttattaGATTAATCTTATAGTAGATTAATCTATCAACTTAAATAAAAGATTTGATGAAATTGGATGTGTAAAGTAAGTTATCAGGGTTTTATTCAATTGGATTTGCTGAGTTTAGACATTCGATGCGGAGAATAGGTTTTGAAGATGGATGGGATTTGACATGATGTGaaaccttcttttttttttttttttttttttgttcttttgttttatcaattagtattttttttcatataatagAAATTATTTAAGTTGATAGCTTAATTTACCATAAGATTAATCTGATAGCTCAGATGAAAATAGACCTCACTTATCCTCGAAATGAGAACATTAGGAGAGCAGCCCTGCTTGGTGGATATGACGTTTTTATTCAACTTACTGCATTTTGGATTCAAATCTTCTCTTTTTCGTTTAGAGTAGAAAAACTTACGTAGCACCATCGTTTGTAATTGACAAAAATTGTAAGTTaactttgttcttgttttttgcAGAATATGCTTATACCCTACAAGTAGATGAAAAGAGTGATATATACAGCTATGGGGTGGTGCTGATGGAGATCTTAAGCGGGAAAAGATCAGTCGACGCCGAGTTTGGAGACGGGAATAGCATAGTGCATTGGGTTAGGTCCAAGATCAAGACGAAAGACGGGATCAATGACGTTTTGGACAAGAATGCAGGGGCGGGTTGCGAGCCGGTGAGGGAGGAGATGATGCAGATGCTTAGGATTGCTTTGCTCTGCACGAGCCAGAACCCGGCGGACCGGCCGTCGATGAGGGACGTGGTGTTGATGCTGCTTGAGGCCAAGCCCAAGAGGAAGTTGCTAGCTAGTGTTGGGCATGGCCACAATGGGAGCGGTTGTGCTGAGTATCATGATATTCCTTTGCCACAAAAGCCAGCAGCGGAATGTTAATAGggttattaatttcttttaaaagCCTTAGaggggttttcaatttttttttttttttgggttttttttgtctttttttttttgtttttctgttttcttttcaaatggTGGGGATTGGTATAGGAGAAGTGATTTcctattttacttttattttaatgGAAATTTTCTCAAGTGTTACTATTATGTTCTTATATATGGTTTTGGGTTTGTGCATGTATGTGTATaaattaattaagtgttatatatttttactaaaaacgttttcaattatttataaTATACTTTCCAACGAGTCCTAAGTGAGTTCAACTAATATTATCAAGCTTTTTGTATACGGTGAGAAACTTACATGCATCGAAAGCACATGACGTGTATTACAAGCTTAATGTCACTCAAGAACATTCTGGTGGGAAGTGATGTGGAAGTACTGGACATAAATTCAAGGTCGGGAATGTGAAACTTTGAAGTATCTTTTTACCTTCTGTTCTAACACTGTGAATTGTTTGTGCTACTCCTGCTTTTCTAGATTAGCAAACTTTTGAAACTTTTCTTGTCCATCATGGCCCTAAGTTACTTCTTGTGATATACCGAAAACTTGTATATATGATCGGCAGCCGCAAGCCTGCAACCTAACTATGAATTCACTTAATATGTTTATGATTAGCAATTTAGCATATCATTGGATCTTTATGCACACAGATTCTTACGTATACACATATACGCATGTATTCATGTACGTGTGTGTAGTTTGCATATGGCGTATATGGGGAAGTAGGATTCAGTACGTATTTTTCATTTCCTTGTATTGCTTGCCTTAGTTGTTATTGTCTATTGAAATCTAACTCGATCGGGCTGTGAAAGTCGAGCAAGATATTGCACTATCTGTTCATTTCAATTGTTACTGAGAATATCATCTTACCGAGAAATGCTAGTGCTGTATAATTTTGCTTGGTAATGTTGGCTGCTATTTGTTTCAAGTATTTTACTTTTACTATTGTCACATCCGTTAACACAGGTCTGCAAACTTGAGGCTGCGAGGAGAGTCCAAAGCTCTTTTTTTTCTGGATGGAGAAAGTGCGGAGTTAGCATATGATTTTGTTTCGTCCGGTAATGCTGGTGAATAAGATGAAGAATGAAACAAGCATAATGGCGGGGTGatggtgtcacatcccggcccgggataTGGTGGGGCCCGGGAGATCCCACATCATCCAAGGGAGTAGATcctgtaagctttatatgtatatttccatctctacctaacacgaagtcttttggaagctcactggtttcgagttccatcggaactcagaagttaagcgagtttgagCGAGAacaatctcatgatgggtgacccactgggaagttctcgtgtgagttcccaaaaacaaaaccgtgagggcgtgatcggggcccaaagcggacaatatagtGCTACCGGGGAGTAtagcccgggatgtgacagatGGAGTTACAATGGGGGAGTGTCAAATGTCCATCTACATCCCGAGAACTGAGTTATGGCGGTAAACTACCATTTTGTTGAAGGGTTTAACTGCCCATAGAATTATATAGCTGGGCACCAAAACTTGGATTCTTCTCTGCCTCAGTGACCAACTACTGTTTTTCTTTGAAGTTACTTTGAATTGTTTTGGATCAGAAAATTACTTGCTATTAAGGCTAATTAGATTATGTAACAAAGGTAAGAACAAGCTCGTTTTATCACTCTTTTCAATATTAgaagaggtcttaagttcgaatgATACAGAAAAATGAGAGCACTGAATTGgccgaattttcaagcctattGGGCCTATGGATGCATACACTCTTTTTCCCGCGGAGCTTAGGCTATTGAATAATTAAGCATGGCATATATAAcctgataaaataaaaataaaacttcaatCGAAAGGATGAAAGTACCAAATAAGCAATGGGTTCAACTAGGTTCAAGATTTTCATACATGCATGGACCAAGATCATCTTATATGTAGTACGGAAAATGTCGGTATGCACACTGGACAACATACGATGTTTGTTATAGGAACAAAAGGATATCCACATCCAGTGGCGGATCTAGGAAATAATATTAGGGGAGTCAGTAAGAATAGCGCGCGCAGCGCGcaaaatttttttattctagAAATAGCATGCATATTGTGCACAACTTTTTTTATACTAGAAATGGCATGCATATCATCATTTCATCAAGTCTTGGTAGACCTGAAGTCATTTGGAAATGCATACTACACACTTGTTAATGTATGCAAGGGGCAGCACCCCAAGTATTCATAGACATTCATCGGGTTTTGGTAGGCCTGAAGTTGGCTGGAGGGCATGTATGAAGCCAACTTTAATCTTCAAAAGGGCAGCACTCAAGGTATCCATGGACATTcatcgaagttcggagagtcaGCACCTAATGTATCTATGGACGTTCATCCAAGTTCggggggtcagctgaccccccTTGCCCCTTAATGGATCCGCCAGTGTCCACATCAGGATAAAACGTGATGTTTGTTACAGGAAAGTGCGGTATGCACGTCGggacaacttttttttttctctagtaTGTCCTACTATTGAACAAGAATTGATGCCATAAAAGATCACATTGGAGGTAAATGAAGATGAGCACAACGATCGAAGGATCATCTAAGTAGAAGATGACCTTTTCATTGATCATATTTATAAGAATTTGTTGGGGGCAAGAAGTACATTGATTCCAATTGGATGAGATGTGCTCTTAGACTTGCCTCCTCCTCCTGTTAATAGAAGACAAGATCAATTAGCAacttccaattaattatttaccTCTAAAAATATGTTTAATTTGCaaaattttattcaaaataaattatcaaattcAGAAAACTATCGTGCATTTCTGGGAGGTACCCTACAAAAGACATGGTCGGAGGTATCTGTGCTTAagttttttttccttaattaATTATGTAAATTTGAGTAATAATCCCTATTTGGAAATTCAGTTACTGAAAATGATTTTGCTacggttatatatatatatatgtggcgCATCCGTGccatccttttttatttttacataactTTTGGCACATGTTTTTGTGAGGCCCAGTATGTAATTATTTTAACGTTCCAAATTGTCTATCTTTTAGATAGTTCATAGATTATATttgaaaaaattagacaaatttaaggTGATTAAGATATTTATctgtagtgaagaaaatgaacaaatattattctctaaaaacacCCTAAACTCTTAAAGCAATGGTCATatggttgcagattttggtgattttttgtGGTACATGAATCATGAGGAAAAATCTTAAAAATAGACGGACCAGATTGTTGAAAAACATTACAAAGTAGGCTATAAAAATATgtgtaaaaaattatgtaaaaaaagTGATGTCATCAATCTATTTCATATATAACTCATAAAATTGCGTGAGCTTGACAGCAAGATAATACGACTCACCGCAAGTGCAGAAACCAAGGCTAAATTACTCTCCAAGTCTCTCTGTTGTTTCTGTGAGATTAAAAGCTCCGTAACCATGTAAAGCACTTTTTCCAGCTGAAGAAAATCATCCGAATTAGAACTCAATTATATACAAATAATGATACAATGGAAGATACCAAACTAAATTACgtttttttctactttaattaaCTGTATAAAGAGGAACTAACCTCCGGCAGCAGTTTAGAGACCATTCCTAAATTATCTTCCATCGCAGCCATGGCCGAGGTCATGGCTTCATATACAGATGCCACATCTGTCTGTGATATACGGAAAGAGAGATTCACACCTAAGTGTAACGAGCGGACAAACTATCCCGACTAAAAGAGAGAGTTGAACTTATACCTTAGCATCATTGACCAAAGGGATTGTGTTTGACATTCCTGACAATTTTCTCACCAACCTGCTGATggattcttgattttttttatccaattttCCCCATTCATTCAGTAGGAAAATTTGTGGGTTCAAAATCTGGTACACCTTAATCTCATGCTTGAGCTTTTGCACTTGTATTCTTTTGTCTAGGATGAACTTTCTCACTTTCAATGTTCTAAGCCACACACTAAATAATTTAtcctgaaaaataaaatttacatgGTGCACCAGTTAACTAGTAGGCCTCATTTACTCTATTACCCCTCAAAAGTGTGTTCGGATAATACTTAAGTGTTAGTGTGGCACAAACAAAGCTCGTTACATTCGACTCTCACTTGAAAACAAATAAGCACAATATCGGACTCCGTTCATGCCTCGGACAACATTTTGGACGGTATATTTGACGGGAAATTAACGGCATGAAAAAAAGTGGGTAACAACAACAATGTTTAAGGGGTGAACTGGGTCATAGGAACATCATGAAGAAAATAGTAATTTACAAACACCTTGGGGGGAATATAGTAATTGAGCATGTACATTTAATTAGTACCTGTGAAATTCTCTGTGCATCAAGCTTGGCAGCCTCAGCTCTGGCGTTTGCAAACCTCCACTGCAGCAGCCTATTATGCAAAAGGGGAAACCGGTGGAAGTCCTCCTCTTGTACCGGCGGCACTTTCTTCTGCAGCCTAAAATACTTTAAAACCCCACCAACCCCGCCACCACTAGACTTAACCCTGGCTGCCCTTGTCGAAGGCGCCGCCGCTGGGGGATCCGGTGCCACCTTGCGCGGCAAAGACCGTCCCGGGGACAAAGCCCATGCTGAAGGAGACGGCGGAGACGGCATGGACACTGATTTTCTAGGGCGTGGACTTGGACTAGGACTAGTACTCCCTCGCTGCAACTTAGCAAAACTCGTATTTATACCTAAATTATTAGTACCTTGTTGTCCAATGATATCTTCTTGGCCACCCTTCTTTTGCTTGAGTGCATGTACTTTCTCTTCCTCGTGATTCTTATTGGTTCTTGATTTCACGGTGGATTTCGAGCGCTTGGGGCTGGTGAATCTTTGGCTGTTGTTTGGCGTGGTAGTGCATGAACGTGAAACGTTTTGCGGTAGGGTTAGGGTCGGGGTCGAAGAAGTTCCACTTCTGCTTCTGAGAAGTCGAGGGCTGGATTGCTGCTGCTGCCTGCGTGACATGTATGTGTTTTCCATCTCAAGAACTAATTTCTGGGACTAACTGAAGTGATGACTTTGATT
This region of Malus domestica chromosome 07, GDT2T_hap1 genomic DNA includes:
- the LOC103440078 gene encoding QWRF motif-containing protein 7-like, with product MSRRQQQQSSPRLLRSRSGTSSTPTLTLPQNVSRSCTTTPNNSQRFTSPKRSKSTVKSRTNKNHEEEKVHALKQKKGGQEDIIGQQGTNNLGINTSFAKLQRGSTSPSPSPRPRKSVSMPSPPSPSAWALSPGRSLPRKVAPDPPAAAPSTRAARVKSSGGGVGGVLKYFRLQKKVPPVQEEDFHRFPLLHNRLLQWRFANARAEAAKLDAQRISQDKLFSVWLRTLKVRKFILDKRIQVQKLKHEIKVYQILNPQIFLLNEWGKLDKKNQESISRLVRKLSGMSNTIPLVNDAKTDVASVYEAMTSAMAAMEDNLGMVSKLLPELEKVLYMVTELLISQKQQRDLESNLALVSALAPTL